Within the Salvia hispanica cultivar TCC Black 2014 chromosome 4, UniMelb_Shisp_WGS_1.0, whole genome shotgun sequence genome, the region TGCAACGGGCCGCGGCCGTAGTAGAACTTGTCTGGGTTGCAAGGCCAGTCCGGAAAGTTCGGGTCGCAATACTTATCTGATTTATTACTTTCCTCTCTAAAGCAAAGGTCTACATTGCACACacagaaaaataatgatatgtCACCATTTCAATTTATGTAACACAGAGTGAATATGCCcactcaattttataaaaatagaaactttggAAACAGTACgtgttttaatgcaaaattggtaaagtaagagagatgagtggaaaaagtagTGGAACTAGTGGTAGTAGATTGTTGTGATgcgcatttcttaaaacaaaaaGTTACTCCCAATTTTTAGGAAAcggaccaaaaaggaaagaatttatattttttggaaacgGAAAACTTACTGCCTGTTTCATGCGCAACATGGGCGAAGAAGGCCGCGATCTCTCGACGGCTGTCATCAGCGGTGCCGTCCGTTCCAAACCCGCGGAACGATCCGAGGGCGTCGAGAAAGGCAGCGCGAGTGTAGAATCCACGGTCGGGGCAATCCGCCCCGGCCGCATTGGCTATGCCATTGAAGAAAGCATCCGTGACGACCTCCTCAACTTTGACTCCATTGGTGGTGCACGGCCCGGACTGACAGCCCGGCCCGCAGTAAGTGGCGTCGGTGCCACAGAAGCCGTATTGGCTGCAGCACTCGTTGGCCGCACAGCCGCAGTTCTGGGCCGAAGCCCAGTTTGCTGCGGCAAGGAAGGCGAAAATAAGGATCAAATGCTTCATTTTGGTTAAAGAAATGATGTGGATGAACAAGGGAGTGGTTTGATGGATATTTATAGTGTTTGATCAatgtataaatttgatttcgtTGAAAAATCAACTAGTAAATTGATTGGTCTTTTGATGTGTACAAGTATCATACGTATCATATgactgttttattttattcaattctcATTGAGTTGATTTTGGAGTATAATTTGAGAGTTACGGATATGAATATGTTGCATCCAATTTTTTGAGctgcaaattaaatttaatgaagtgttttaataatatttttggtttggaACTAAGATGATTGAGAAATTTTGAAGCTCTCTTCCAATTtgtcatcttttttttttttttttttttttttttttttttttttttatcaattttgtcgTCAATTTATTTTGAGCATTAGATTCGTGTTTGAGTCTGTCGTTTAAgctcattaaaattaatgagtAGAAGGAACAAATCTCGAATCAAATTAGACAatctttaatattatttcaacaaCGTAACCTTTGGGTCGAATATATAACCATTTCTTATGTAAGTGTAATGGAAGTGTCCAAGAATGTTTCAGTTTGAATTGAAGGATAATGTGCGTAGTTGACTACAAGAAATAATGAAGTATATGGATTATAGATGAGAAGGtataaataatagagaaaGAAGTACTTAAGTATTTTTAGAGAtacgattttattttttaacgcAATAGATAGAGTTGAATATTCGACTGCTGAATTTAATCAAACACGCCATATCATGACGGAAAAGTCTTTTGAATtgaagattttgattttgattttgacaaTGAAAGCTcaattacttatttttttccgCATTTCTTTCAATTTATACGTCGTCATTTAAGCTAACGCACAGTTTGTGAAGCATTATTCATTGTATCCAACGGTGAACAAGATACCCAAAATAATCCGAATTAAAccgaaattaaaaatttttgtcgatttttttttttggaattttggttCAGTTAGATAtgtaaaaccaaaaaaatatatataatttgagcGTTCTCTACGTTACACAAATAGGGATTTTAGAcaatatctattttaattctaaattgtAAAGTAATAGGGATAGAAAGAATAACTGATTGAAGTGGATTAAATTTATGGACTGACCAATGGAAAATAagagtatttttattagatagatatctaaaaaaatctatttatttgtattatttatattaaattatgttatggTATTTAAATTTCTGAAGATTGTAGTAATTGTTTGGAGATACTAGCAGAGCAAATTAACCCGATATAtgtttttatgtaaattttagaaaaataatttttgaattttcgtttatacaaaatattgttgcgatataatttttagatttagataaatatttgtaatttcaattatagTCTTTCTAATATTGTTTTTCCGATAATTCagttcaattaaattttttgcttttcaaaggattttaatttgtcgATTTAATACAGTctagcaaataaaattaaatcgaAAACTGAATGATAATATACCTAACTGAATATGACGGCATGGAATAAGTTATACCAAATTCTTGGCAGCCTCCTCTAGTTAAGGATATGACTAGGTCTTTTCAATAAGTAATAAGAATTGTCCCATAAAAACATTGATTACTAGAATTTAGGAGTCAAGACTCCTAGTGCTATGTTTGAATCTAGCGATTTGAATTTAGTTAGAATTATTATAACCGGaagttatttaaaatttctattccAACCTCTTACAATATCTTCAAGTTTATTCTatctttataaaatatcaactttaTATTCCATTTTTCAAACTTGTATCATTCATATCtctatatcaaattttcaacattacATTGTCATAATATACTGAAATTTAAGCAACAAGCTAACGTGTcactttttagaaaaattaaatgttaatgAGTTTCaccatttcatttcattcatttaGGACTTTCATATAGGactgacaattttttataccACTAATCCAACAAGAATTCGCACAACATTAATGAATTTGAGTCAAGCCTTGTAGGGTTTGGGTCCTTATCGAGTTGACACAATAAGAACCTAATGACTTTGGGTTGGTTATGGGTTGGGTTCGGTTTATccgataaaaaataaaattattattttagtaatttttatcaattaagaaaaatattactattactttaattttattatttagatttaaattgtGATAAAGTTCTAATCATGTTATAACATgttttaataatgtaatatcatattttaaagtGTAATATCaagtttaaaaatttaatcatgttATGATAGTTATCGTATCAtgttttaaaagtttaatCATGTTATGGTAGTTATcgtaaagaaaatataatttttatatttatgtaagagagaacattttctaaaaatagaaatgtgacatcttttgtgggacaaactaaaaagaaaagtgtgacatttattatggaacagatggagtataataaCTTCCTAACATTAACGTTGAACCCACCAATTTTCGACATGACATGATAATCCACATGAACACACACGAAGTTAATTGGTTGAGCCCCAATAAGAATCCGAGTTTTTGGTTGGTTTAGGATTTGGCCTTATTAGATTGGGTTGATCTAATAATGACTCAATCTGCACAATTTGTCAGCCCTACACAATGTCATGCCAAAAGTTGAAGTAGTGAATAATATATTTGCtaaaagtttgaaaattgaataaaaagtaaatattttataaaggaTTCGatagatttgaaaataatgtaaaacattagaatataaattataattaactcTAAAATAACGTAATAAGTACTTCTCATTTTTTAGGGGATAACATGGAGATATTATTGGAATTACATGTAAAAAATCCGAAACTCaaactaaattcaaattattacatattcaaataaaactatagatCAGACTAGGTTGCTTACCTCGTGAAAAACTCATtgattaaatgaaaaagaggataaaaaatttattaatatataaatttggataatattttgaaatgtcaacaaaattatatgttgacattttaataccatcatgttgacatttttaatacactgcattgatAAACTAGCAGAGTtaacaacttaagaaagttagtaGATAAAACCTCTACTACATGATCTAACTATGTCGTTTTTCaatatagtaaatatattCGAGATAATATAGGGATGAAGGGAAACTTGAGGCAGGTTGACTTAGTCATGTTCTTGGTCTAGGTCTAACAATGACTGGTTCCAAACATATAATACAACATTTATTAGCTTAGAATTTCGAGTAAtgcatttattattactatcaACTTCTTTATGtacctatattattatttattactatcaagTATCAACTTCTTtactcactttctattttctgATTTGTGCTTTGACATGTACCCAAATTCCACGCAGGCAAAAATTGTTAACTTCTACAAGGGAAACAATTTATAAGACGCATATGGATCTTTAAAATCAAACGAAACTTGACAAAACTATTGAGAGAAACAAGGCTTgtcttataataaaaaaaattacactcaGACCTACAAAATTGATTATTCGGAGACATTCTCAAAAGTGGTAAAGATTAGTTCAAGTTCAACGTGAGGAATGCATTTCTGCACGGTAACTATATATAGaaacaatgttttaaaaatcgaacCGGTGAGTAAACCGATGCAGCTATCGGTTCACGGTTCAACTGGTCGGACCGGTTCGCGGCCAGTACTAATATATTGAGAGAAACAAGGCTTGTCTTATAACTACGCCATCGCCGGTTGATTAGTTCCCGCTTTAGCTGCAGGAGGTTTCTTTCCCCGTAGACAACAATCGGATAGCTACAGATAGTATTCCGGCTCGACCGGTGGTTATCTTTACAGTACTAATATTATTCTCAATCCTAACTTGACATATTGtgtaatataatttaatttttaaattaaaaatcataatactTTCCCTAAACCCATACGGTACATATTCATAGCCAAATattgaagtaaaaatatatacacataatatacttttaaattaaaattaatttgagagtttttaaattaaacttcAGTTCATTGATAAGTAgtgaacaaaatattttaacaaaatacttaaacataacaacaatataaattcataatattcaaaaaatatttgcagTACTAATATTATTCTCAATCCTAACTTGACATATTGTGTAatataatctaatttttaaattaaaaatcataatactTTCCCTAAACCCATATCGTACATATTCACAGCAAAATATTGAAGtgaaaatatatacacataatatacttttaaattaaaataaatttgagatttttaaaattaaacttcaCTTATCTATACACCACCAAACGGCATAcccatataattaaaacacaCTTCTCAACCCTACTCTTATTCCCTCAAGCGCCGCCAAGAAAATACGCCCACCTCCACTTCCACCTCCATATTTGAAACCTCTTCCCCATCTCTTAGTTTCTCTATAtctcttctacttttaaaTCCTCTAAATCTTTGTTCTATTTCTCAATCCCTACTTTATATCTCAATATTTGTTGGTTAATCTCTAGATCTGCTCTGTTATTGCGCCTCACAAGTAGAATAATTTGGGCTGTGATGAAGAGAAGGGCATAAAAAGAGTCTTGACACGATGGGAATAAAAACTCAaagtgaaaattttaattttttttttagaaaaaccGGTTCAACCGGCCAGCAATTTCCGGTCCGACCGCTCAGTTTATTCGGCCTGGAAAGGTCCAACAGCACGACGGTTTTAAGGGGCAAATCGGACCGAACACAGCAACGGTTCGCGGCCGAACCAGTCGAACCGGCCGGTTCGatcctatttttaaaacaacGTATAGAAGGAAGTTTACATGGAAGTTCCTACAGGATTCGCAAGtgacataaaaaatggagaattatgttttttttaaaaaatttatatggtTTAAAACAATCTCCAAGAGCCTGGTTTAGAAGATATGATGATTGTAGGGATCTATCACCAAGATCACCGatgattcactaattaccaatacctcatatactccatctgttctATAGTAgtgaggcatttcttttcgaaTGGAAACTAAGAAAAAGGTGttaatgtattaattaaaaagat harbors:
- the LOC125222487 gene encoding endochitinase EP3-like produces the protein MKHLILIFAFLAAANWASAQNCGCAANECCSQYGFCGTDATYCGPGCQSGPCTTNGVKVEEVVTDAFFNGIANAAGADCPDRGFYTRAAFLDALGSFRGFGTDGTADDSRREIAAFFAHVAHETGNLCFREESNKSDKYCDPNFPDWPCNPDKFYYGRGPLQLTWNYNYGAAGRAIGFDGLNNPEVVGTDVGVSFKAALWYWMQNCHKAIVSGQGFGATIRAINGNLECDGKEPEKVTSRVDLYTRYCGQLGVDPGTNLRC